Proteins encoded in a region of the Penaeus vannamei isolate JL-2024 chromosome 30, ASM4276789v1, whole genome shotgun sequence genome:
- the LOC138867383 gene encoding shematrin-like protein 2 codes for MKLLSLALALLLVLSGVLSPSQAMPGALADPNPEAEAAADPDPFFFKKKKYGYGGYGYGGYGHGGYGGYGHGGYGGYGHGGYGGYGHGGYGGYGHGGYGGYGHGGYGGYGGYGHGGYGGYGGYGYGK; via the exons ATGAAGTTG CTTAGTCTCGCACTGGCTCTCCTGCTGGTGTTGTCTGGCGTCCTGTCGCCCAGCCAAGCCATGCCGGGCGCCCTGGCTGACCCGAATCccgaagcagaagcagcagccgACCCTGATCCGTTCTTCTTCAAAAAGAAGAAGTATGGCTACGGCGGCTATGGCTATGGCGGTTATGGCCATGGCGGATATGGCGGTTATGGCCACGGCGGATATGGCGGTTATGGCCATGGCGGATATGGCGGTTATGGCCACGGCGGATATGGCGGTTATGGCCATGGCGGATATGGCGGTTATGGCCACGGCGGATATGGCGGTTATGGCGGTTATGGTCATGGCGGTTATGGCGGTTACGGCGGTTACGGAtacggaaaataa
- the LOC113829141 gene encoding keratin-associated protein 19-5 has protein sequence MKLLSLALALLLVLSGVLSPSQAMPGALADPNPEAEAAADPDPFFFKKKKYGYGGYGYGGYGGYGGYGHGGYGGYGHGGYGGYGHGGYGGYGHGGYGGYGGYGYGK, from the exons ATGAAGTTG CTTAGTCTCGCACTGGCTCTCCTGCTGGTGTTGTCTGGCGTCCTGTCGCCCAGCCAAGCCATGCCGGGCGCCCTGGCTGACCCGAATCccgaagcagaagcagcagccgACCCTGATCCGTTCTTCTTCAAAAAGAAGAAGTATGGCTACGGCGGCTATGGCTATGGCGGCTATGGCGGATATGGCGGTTATGGCCACGGCGGATATGGCGGTTATGGCCATGGCGGATATGGCGGTTATGGCCACGGCGGATATGGCGGTTATGGTCATGGCGGTTATGGCGGTTACGGCGGTTACGGAtacggaaaataa